From a single Solanum dulcamara chromosome 4, daSolDulc1.2, whole genome shotgun sequence genomic region:
- the LOC129884438 gene encoding uncharacterized protein LOC129884438 — MLRGKPADGYRQLPVYIHILKTVYPNSYISMHKSSTDEFMYLFIALRPLMRGFQFCRPVVVVDGAHLDGPYKGTFVSASTLDGAGCILPLAYGIVDTENDSSWTWFFQNFKNAFGERDNMCVVSDRNESIIKSVSMVFPNVPHFACIWHIWKNVCTKYRRSKAVLSDIFYSMAKAYRKDEVDKLMAKVERIDQRVAQYLKNAGYEKWSRVHATVNRGRMMTSNIAECINGCLVEARELPIIDFLEQTRMLFGSWNCKNREIASYTKHTLGRKFEDILVSNTIKCSRMKVVASSEYLYSVYELGIRYIVCLERKTCTCGRFQLDEIPCPHAIAVLKSKNITDLHPYCSDYYKPEALANTYELPMVPMPDKKDWTAPKEILEEIVLPPIYKRMPGRPKKGRKKFANEKITSSTNSCGRCGHEGHNRKTCNFIPK; from the exons ATGTTAAGGGGAAAACCTGCTGATGGATATAGACAGCTGcctgtatatatacatattctaaaaaccgtatatccaaattcgtacataagtatgcacaagtcatcaactgatgaattcatgtatttgttcatagcgttaaggcccttgatgagggggtttcagttttgtcgaccagtagttgttgttgacggtgcacatcttgatggaccttataaagggaCGTTTGTATCAGCTAGCACACTTGATGGGGCAG gtTGCATATTGCCGTTGGCGTATGGTATTGTTGATACGGAAAATGATTCATCATGGACGTGGTTTTTTCAGAATTTCAAGAATGCATTTGGAGAGAGggacaatatgtgtgttgtatcagataggaacgaaagcataatcaagagtgtaagcatggtatttcccaatgttcctcattttgcatgcatatggcatatatggaaaaatgtGTGTACTAAATACAGAAGGAGCAAAGCTGTACTAAGTGACATCTTCTATTCAATGGCCAAGGCATACCGAAAAGATGAAGTCGATAAATTAATGGCCAAAGTTGAAAGAATCGATCAACGGGTggcacaatatttaaaaaatgcaggatacgaaaagtggtcaagggttcatgccactgtcaacaggggtagaatgatgacttctaacatcgcagaatgtatcaatggatgtcttgttgaagcacgagagctgcctataattgactttttggagcaaacgagaatgttatttggttcttggaactgcaaaaatagagaaatagcatcttatacaaaacatactttgggtagaaaattcgaagatatcctAGTTTCAAACACGATcaagtgttcgagaatgaag gttgttgcttcatcagagtatctttattctgtttacgaattaggtataagatacattgtgtgtctagagagaaaaacatgcacTTGTGGTAGAtttcaactagacgagataccatgtccacatgcaattgcagtgttgaagagcaagaacattactGACCTGCACCCATATTGTTCTGATTACTACAAACCAGAGGCGttggcaaatacttatgaattaccaatggttccaatgccagataagaaagactGGACTGCTCCgaaggaaattttggaagaaattgTCTTGCCGCCAATATACAAAAGGATGCcaggaagaccaaagaaagggagaaaaaagttTGCTAATGAGAAAATAACAAGTAGCACAAATTCTTGTGGACGTTGTGGCCACGAAGGCCACAAcagaaagacttgtaatttcattcctAAATAG